The DNA window CGTAATACAAACTTCTAACCTACTTGGGGAAAAGAGGATGCGCCGATGCCAATTACAGACGCAATGCCGGAACTCAATCGAACACTACGGTTTTTTCCGGTCGAAAATGAAAATCCATCGACTTTAATATCTGCCCAAATCGAACACTTTAATGAAAAAGGATTTATTTCGCCGTTAGATGTCTTTTCTGAAGCGGAGATGGCGGCGCACCGCGCCTATTTCGATCAACTCATGGAGAAGGCGTTGGCGGCGGGAATGAATAGTTATTCCATTAACGGATGGCATACCAGTTGCCCGGGTATCCACGATCTCGTTACAGACGGTAGGATTTTGGATTATGTGCAGGATCTGCTCGGTGAAACTCTCATCTGTTGGGGGACACATTACTTCTGCAAGATGCCGGGTGATGTTAAGCAGGTGAGTTGGCATCAAGATGCTTCGTATTGGCCCCTGTCTCCAAGCAAAACTGTCACGGTATGGCTTGCTATTGACGATGCCGCTGTCGAAAATGGTGCAATGACCGTTATTCCGAAATCGCATCTGCACGGGCAGATTGCTTTTGAACGTAGCACGGCCGAAGAAAAGAATGTTCTCGGTCAGACAGTTCATAGTGCCTCTCAGTACGGAGACGCGCCTTTTCCGTTTGAGATGAGAGCCGGACAGATGTCGTTGCATTCGGACCTGCTGTTGCACGGTTCTGAACCGAACACTTCAGACCGACGGCGTTGTGGATTGACGATGCGGTTCGTACCGCCTGAGGTCCACGCTGCAAACGATTGGAACCAACGCGCGATTGTTGCGAGAGGCAGCGATCCGAGTGGGCATTGGGTGCATAATCCTCGTCCAACCGAAGATAGAATTCCAGAACGATAGGAAGATTTTTGAAGGTCAATCCAAATTATGTTTCCACGACGACTTATTTTTGCTGCTATTTCAATTAGTGCGGCTGCAAGTTTTGTCCTATTCGGCTATGAGTTTATCCGTTCCGTGTCCTCCTCTCTGTTCATTGATGCGTACGGTGCAGAGAACCTACCGCGTGGGATGATAGCCGTTCCACCGAGTATGATCGTAATGTTGTACTGCTACGGTCGTCTGCTTTCGTGGCAGGGGGCGACGCGTGCATTGGCGATAACTTCCGTTTTTTCTGGTATTTTAATCCTTGGCTGCTACGCTGCACTCGCCCGCGGCGTGCATTTCGCCGCGGTGATCATTTATGTGTTTCGTGAAGCGTATATCGTGATCGTCATTGAGCAGTTCTGGTCGTTTGTAAACAGTGTACTGACGACTGAACAGGCGAAGCGAATTAACGGTCCCTTTTGCGCTGTTGCGTCTATGGGTTCGTTTCTGGGTGGCAGAACTGTAAGTATGTTGGCGACCGAGTTAGGCTCTGAACCGTTATTGCTGTTCACAGCGGCATCCCTTGTTCCGACGGCGGTTTTCGGTGTCCTTGCTTACAAGTTTGGCGGTGAGCCTAAACCGAGTGAAGAAGAGGCGGGTGGCAGGTTGGGGCACATCGGTGTAAAAGTGCTTTTTCGTTCTCGGTATTTGATTTTTATCGGCGCGTTGATTCTAAGCACGCAGGTGGTCTCTACTGTACTGGATCTCCGTTTCAACGGATTAGCGGAGTCGGAAATACCGGATAAAGATATGCGGACGGCGTTTTTCGGTGGGGTCTATGGCAACCTCGGATTGGCGGCGGGTATTTTGCAACTATTGGTTGTGCCGCTCGCACTGAGATTTGTCGCGCTACGTTATATTCATCTCGGTATCCCGATAGTCCACTTCGTCAGCAGCTACATTCTGACGGTATCCCCTTCACTTCGGAATGGCACCGCGGCGTATACCATTTTTAAAGCCTTGGATTATTCGATTTTTCGGGCAGCGAAAGAGTTATTCTATATGCCGCTCTCTTATGACTCGCGATATCGCGCCAAACAGGTTATTGATTCGTTTGGATACCGATTCTCGAAGGGTGGGAGTGCGGGTGTGATTGAACTTGTCCGATTGGGTGTGGGAACGGTTGCGGGTATTGCATTCTCAATTACGGCTATGGTGGCGGCGATGGTGTGGGGACCGATTGCTTTTAGTTTGACCCGGATGTATCAGCGGTTGGTAGGAGAAACCGGAACAGAGAATCAGAATTAGTACCTCTTCTACAGATGGCTGTCAGTGGATGATAGAAGTTTGGGCGGGAAGGTCCGGTGCGGTTAGGAAACCGCACCTACCGATTTTAGGGAGTTACGCGTTTGATTCAGATTTCATAACGCACAAGTTTTCGTGCTGCATCGACGATCTGATCGGCATTGGGAATAACAAAATTCTCCATCACGGGTGCAAAAGGGACAGGCACTGGTATCGCTGCGACCCGTTCAATCGGTGCATCCAGATAATCGAAGGCTTCCCGCACGACGAGCGCTGCGATCTCTGCACCGAAACCGGCTCTGCCGACTGCCTCATGCGCGATGAGCAACCGATTCGTCTTTCGGACGGAGTCGAGTATACTGTCTTTATCGAGCGGCATCAACGTTCTTGGATCGATAACTTCAGCGGAGATGCCTTCATCGGCAAGTGTATCTGCGGCGATGAGTGCGTTCAAGACCATCCGTGAAGTTGCGAGAATCGTTACATCTTCACCCTCGCGTTTCACGTCCGCTACACCTAACGGAATTGTGTATTCTTCCTCGGGAATCTCACCCTCTTCTGTGTAGAGGAGTTTGTGCTCAATAAACATGATCGGGTTGTCGTCTCGAATCGCTGTTTTCAGTAACCCTTTTGCATCGTAGGGTGTAGAGGGCATGACGACGAGTAGTCCTGGGATATGCACGAACCACGCCTCAAGGCTCTGTGCGTGCTGCGCTGCCGAGGATCGACCGGCACCGCCTTGGGTACGAATCACGAGTGGCACATCTAACTGTCCACCGACCATATAACGGATTTTCGCGACTTGGTTCACGATTTGGTCCATACCGACTGCTGTGAAGTCGATGTACATGAGTTCAGCGACGGGACGCATCCCTGTAACCGCTGCGCCGAGGGCGGTTCCGATGATGGCGGCTTCCGAGATTGGTGTGTTTCGGATACGGTCTTTCCCAAATTCTTGGTGGAGTCCGTCTGTCACTTTGTAGGCGCCGCCGTATTCGGCAATATCCTCGCCCATTATAAAGACGGCATCGTCGCGTTCCATCTCCTCTGCCAACGCTTCTTTGAGTGCGTCGCGATACGTGATTGTTTTCATTCATTCTCCTTTGTCTCTTTTGAAGGGTTCTGGCGTGCACAAGGTCTATGGCTAAAACCCGGTGCGGTTCCAAACCGCACCTACCGGGTCTGAGGGAAATTTTTAAAACGCTTTTTCTGCCTTCAGCCATTCAAGTGTCTGCGCGAATGCTGCGACCGTTTTTGTAATGTCTTCTTCGGTATGTGCTGCAGTGGTCATGCCGCCGTTGCTGGCGAGATCTATACCGTTTAGCAACATGCCACACCGGAGACGCGTTAACATATCGGCATCACTACTGCCTTTCAATTTCCGATAGTCCCATGCGTATGGATCGAAGTCGCCGGTACGCATATCCTTTTCACCGTGTCCGACGAGGAGCTTAAGCCCTGAAAATTCGCCGTAAACGACCCAGTCGAGTTTGTAGTCGTCGATAACGCTGTTCAGTTCCGTGCGGAGTCGTGCAGCAGGGTCGTTTGCTTGCTTGTTCGGTTCGCCTGTTTTGACTAAGTTGAGCATGGCGATACCGGCAGAGGCGGAGAGAGGATTGGCGTTAAAAGTGCCTGGGTGTGGCATTTTCAAACCGTCGGCTTCTGATTTCATGGAAATCAGTTCGAGAACCTCTTTTTTCCCCGCGAGTGCGCCGCCTGGGAGTCCGCCTGCTAAGATTTTCGCCAGTGTTGTCATATCGGGTGTAACGTTGTAATGTGCTTGTGCGCCGCCCGGGGCAACTCGGAATCCGGTAATCACTTCGTCGAAAATCAGGAGGACACCGTGTGCTTCTGTCACCTCGCGGAGCTGCTTTAAAAATGTACCGTTGGTCGGGACGGTACCGAAGGAAGCACCTGTCGGTTCAAGAATAATACACGCGATATCTTTATTTGTTTTCAGTTGCGTTTCAACGGCATCAATGTCGTTGGGTGGGCATAGCAGCGTTGTATTCCGTACTTCTTGTGGGATACCAGGGACGCTCATATCGAAAGGTGGGTATGCGCCTAAGATGACACTGTCGTGCCAACCGTGAAAATGCCCTCTGAATTTCAACACCTTGTTTTTGCCCGTGTAGGTCCGCGCAAGACGGATTGCCATCAGTGTCGCCTCTGTGCCGGAACTCACAAAACGGACGCGCTCTGCTGATGGAATTAACTGCGTCACGAGTGAACCCCATTCCAATTCCAATGGATGGCAGGCACCGTAGTGTGTGCCTCGCTGCATCTGCGTCGTCACCGCTTCTACGACTTCGGGTGGATTATGACCGAGGAGGAGTGCCCCGTGACCCGTCCAGTAGTCGATGAACGCTTTGTCGTCAAGTCCCCATTTCTTGGAGCCTTGTGCGTGGGTGATATAGATTGGGAAAGGGGACATATACCGCCCATCATGTGTTACGCCGTCGGGGAACAGTTGATTTGCGACATCTGACATTTCTCTGTCTTTTGCAAAAGTCTTTTGATAACGCTCTAAAATAGTGTGCATCTTTTTCCCCCTTTGAGTGCCGAAAAATGGAGTAGTTTCTTAACCATGAACAGAATTATATCATATTTTTCTTTTATTTGCGAAGTGATTTTGAGTTGTTGGATGGGTCGTGGAAATTTGACAAAAAATCTGAAGCCTTATACAATAGTCAAAAAATGAATGTGGGAGACAAAATGAAACTTGCAATATGCAACGAAATGTTTGAAGATTGGAAAATAGAAGATGTTTTCACCTATACCGCCGAATTGGGCTATGAGGCTGTTGAGATTGCCCCGTTTACACTGGCGGATTCGGTGTTAGACATTAGCGACGCTGAACGGTCGCGTATCCGCAAAGCTGCCGATGATGCACAGATAGAGATTGCCGGACTCCATTGGCTGCTTGTTTCGCCGCCAGGACTCTATATTAACCATCCTGATGCTGATATCCGTGAAGAGACGCGCGATTATTTCCTCGCCCTCATTAACTTGTGCGCCGATTTAGGCGGTGAGGTGATGGTGATTGGTTCACCACAGCAACGGAATGTGATAGATCCGCTCTCTTTTGAAGAGGCATGGGGTTATGCGCGCGATACATTTACCGAAGGCGCAG is part of the Candidatus Poribacteria bacterium genome and encodes:
- a CDS encoding sugar phosphate isomerase/epimerase, translated to MKLAICNEMFEDWKIEDVFTYTAELGYEAVEIAPFTLADSVLDISDAERSRIRKAADDAQIEIAGLHWLLVSPPGLYINHPDADIREETRDYFLALINLCADLGGEVMVIGSPQQRNVIDPLSFEEAWGYARDTFTEGAALAGERDVMLCMEPLSSDQTNFITNPDKAVEMVNAVSHPNFQMILDVCSTAKEGLDMPTQIRNCAPHVAHFHSNDDNGYLPGSGTVDYPPIIEALKAINYSGYVSTEVFDFKPDPQTIAKKSIEFLKSLL
- a CDS encoding Npt1/Npt2 family nucleotide transporter, with the protein product MFPRRLIFAAISISAAASFVLFGYEFIRSVSSSLFIDAYGAENLPRGMIAVPPSMIVMLYCYGRLLSWQGATRALAITSVFSGILILGCYAALARGVHFAAVIIYVFREAYIVIVIEQFWSFVNSVLTTEQAKRINGPFCAVASMGSFLGGRTVSMLATELGSEPLLLFTAASLVPTAVFGVLAYKFGGEPKPSEEEAGGRLGHIGVKVLFRSRYLIFIGALILSTQVVSTVLDLRFNGLAESEIPDKDMRTAFFGGVYGNLGLAAGILQLLVVPLALRFVALRYIHLGIPIVHFVSSYILTVSPSLRNGTAAYTIFKALDYSIFRAAKELFYMPLSYDSRYRAKQVIDSFGYRFSKGGSAGVIELVRLGVGTVAGIAFSITAMVAAMVWGPIAFSLTRMYQRLVGETGTENQN
- a CDS encoding aminotransferase class III-fold pyridoxal phosphate-dependent enzyme; this encodes MHTILERYQKTFAKDREMSDVANQLFPDGVTHDGRYMSPFPIYITHAQGSKKWGLDDKAFIDYWTGHGALLLGHNPPEVVEAVTTQMQRGTHYGACHPLELEWGSLVTQLIPSAERVRFVSSGTEATLMAIRLARTYTGKNKVLKFRGHFHGWHDSVILGAYPPFDMSVPGIPQEVRNTTLLCPPNDIDAVETQLKTNKDIACIILEPTGASFGTVPTNGTFLKQLREVTEAHGVLLIFDEVITGFRVAPGGAQAHYNVTPDMTTLAKILAGGLPGGALAGKKEVLELISMKSEADGLKMPHPGTFNANPLSASAGIAMLNLVKTGEPNKQANDPAARLRTELNSVIDDYKLDWVVYGEFSGLKLLVGHGEKDMRTGDFDPYAWDYRKLKGSSDADMLTRLRCGMLLNGIDLASNGGMTTAAHTEEDITKTVAAFAQTLEWLKAEKAF
- a CDS encoding phytanoyl-CoA dioxygenase family protein, with translation MPITDAMPELNRTLRFFPVENENPSTLISAQIEHFNEKGFISPLDVFSEAEMAAHRAYFDQLMEKALAAGMNSYSINGWHTSCPGIHDLVTDGRILDYVQDLLGETLICWGTHYFCKMPGDVKQVSWHQDASYWPLSPSKTVTVWLAIDDAAVENGAMTVIPKSHLHGQIAFERSTAEEKNVLGQTVHSASQYGDAPFPFEMRAGQMSLHSDLLLHGSEPNTSDRRRCGLTMRFVPPEVHAANDWNQRAIVARGSDPSGHWVHNPRPTEDRIPER
- a CDS encoding alpha-ketoacid dehydrogenase subunit beta, translating into MKTITYRDALKEALAEEMERDDAVFIMGEDIAEYGGAYKVTDGLHQEFGKDRIRNTPISEAAIIGTALGAAVTGMRPVAELMYIDFTAVGMDQIVNQVAKIRYMVGGQLDVPLVIRTQGGAGRSSAAQHAQSLEAWFVHIPGLLVVMPSTPYDAKGLLKTAIRDDNPIMFIEHKLLYTEEGEIPEEEYTIPLGVADVKREGEDVTILATSRMVLNALIAADTLADEGISAEVIDPRTLMPLDKDSILDSVRKTNRLLIAHEAVGRAGFGAEIAALVVREAFDYLDAPIERVAAIPVPVPFAPVMENFVIPNADQIVDAARKLVRYEI